Proteins encoded in a region of the Tachyglossus aculeatus isolate mTacAcu1 chromosome 11, mTacAcu1.pri, whole genome shotgun sequence genome:
- the LOC119934846 gene encoding toll/interleukin-1 receptor domain-containing adapter protein, giving the protein MAGWLQRVLKRRKQSSRSPPDTRPGETPDTGPGETTGPGETHSTGRSETHETPSGTRSSPRSEAPSSESQAHAAGGGEGARWGKAYDVCVCHSEGDLGPAHELVSYLEAGPCGLRCFLQLRDAAPGGAVVSELCQALGSSHCWVLLLSPGFLRDPWCKYQMLQALSEAPGAAGRTIPLLRGLARADYPAELRYMYYVDGGKPDGGFRQVKDTVLRYLQQLS; this is encoded by the exons ATGGCCG GCTGGCTCCAGCGCGTCCTAAAGAGGCGCAAGCAGAGCTCCCGTTCGCCCCCCGACACCAGACCCGGAGAGACCCCCGACACCGGACCCGGCGAGACCACCGGCCCCGGCGAGACCCACTCGACCGGCCGCAGCGAGACCCACGAGACGCCCTCCGGCACCCGCTCCTCGCCCCGTAGCGAAGCGCCATCctcggagtcccaggcccacgccgCCGGGGGTGGCGAAGGTGCCCGGTGGGGCAAAGCGTACGACGTGTGCGTGTGCCACAGCGAGGGGGACCTGGGGCCTGCCCACGAGCTGGTGTCCTACCTGGAGGCAGGCCCCTGCGGCCTGCGCTGTTTCCTGCAGCTGCGCGACGCGGCCCCCGGCGGGGCGGTGGTGTCCGagctgtgccaggcgctgggcaGCAGCCACTGCTGGGTGCTGCTCCTCTCCCCCGGCTTCCTGCGGGATCCCTGGTGCAAGTACCAGATGCTGCAGGCCCTGAGCGAGGCCCCGGGCGCCGCGGGCCGCACCATCCCTCTGCTGCGCGGCCTGGCCCGGGCCGATTATCCGGCCGAGCTGCGCTACATGTACTACGTGGACGGCGGCAAGCCGGATGGGGGCTTCCGCCAGGTCAAGGACACCGTCCTCCGCT ATCTGCAGCAGCTCAGCTGA